AAAGCTTTACCAATCAACTCTTTGCGTGCCAGCAAATCACCAATGCGAACAGAGTCGCCCCAAAATGCAAGACCATCTAAACCAACTTTTAGCACTCGCCAGTAATATTTATCTTTAATGATATCAGTAACAGGTTCTTTCCAGCCAGCCAGCAAGTTTTGAGCTAATGCAGCTTTGAGAAAAGCAACACTGGCGGAAGTCTGGTCAAATAAAGAAACATCACTTAACGGACGACGAGTTTCTGCAACTGTTTGGCGAAAATAACTCTCTAGCTGAGAGATAAAATATTTACGAAATCCTTTCCAGTCATATTTTGGGACTGTTAGTGAATTTTCCAATATTTGAATATGAGTTTGTAGAAAAGTATAAAACTTGTGCCACTCAGTTTGTTTCAGATCGATAGCCTTGCTCTCAGTACCAAATGCAGTTGATAGATAGACTTTACCCACTTGACTGACTGCAAAGCGATTCAGAACTCCTTTTTCAATTCCCGATCCTCGTCCATGTGAGTCGTGTATCAATCTCAATAATCCTTGTACAATTTTTGCTGGATCTGGATCTCTGTGCTTTTCAATAAAATTGAAAAAACTTAAGGAACTACCTTGAAGCTCAGTAATGCCGAGTTGATTCCAGATCGATCCCGACCATGACGAATCTTGTAAGAGGTTATCTAATTGAGTAAAATTTGCTGTTAAATCTGTTGGAATTTGAATATCAATTCCAGAGTTAGGATCATTCAAAAAATCCTTATGGAACTTACCCAACATATGAAGCCACATTGCCACTTCTGCCAATAGCAGAGCATCACGTTTATCCGCCAAATCTTGTAAATTATGAGTCATGGCTAATTGCCTTCCTTTGACATAACTGCTCTGCCATTTCCTGAGCGCGATCGCACAACTCACTCAAATTAGTAAAGGGTACTTCGGTCATAGATGGTTTGGAACGCGGTGGTGTAGTTTCGGGTGCTGGCTCTGGAGTAACAGTCTCGGCTAGTTGGCGACCTTCTCGTTCCCACCACTTTTTAGCCTTGTCGTAAAGCTGCTTTTCTTTCTTGCCAGATTTTCCAAACAAATATTCTGCTTCTAACTTTAGGCTGCCATCAGAACTTTGAAAGTCTGGATGCAGTTGTCCTTCTGCAATTAGGTAGCGGGGTAGCTGAGGTTCAGGCGATGTTACTTCGGGTTCAAGCTGCTTTAAGTCTGGCAAATCCGCCCGAATCGCCAGTTCACCCGTACCATTGAGTTCTGCAATGCCAAAGCCACTACTGGTCTTGGCACCAAAACCATAGACTGTCAGCATTTTTTCGACTCCCTCGGCAACCAGTTGCAAGTCTGCGGCAACTTCATCTGATTTTACTGAACCAAAGGGGATGTATAGCAAGATGAATTCTCCTGTTGCATTAGCTGGAACAGACTCAATTAAAATTGGATTCTTGCCTACGCCGGTTTTGCGATCGTGCGGGTTAATTACTTCCAGCCCAAGTTTGTCAAAGAAGGTTGGGTAAAAATAGAGGCGACCTGCTTGCCCTTTCTCATCCTCACGGGCATCACCAAGAAGGCGAATAATTTTGTC
Above is a genomic segment from Cylindrospermum stagnale PCC 7417 containing:
- a CDS encoding RAMP superfamily CRISPR-associated protein translates to MQYDYYVFRKEQLGNSFSELEQASAELKQAKDKSTRQQAERKIEQSAKKSVQIEPHLPYLWYEAQGSELKNSIRDAWQKDLKPSIIPDAFHFTPDFSALNYLPSLSFMLRVPFKLRKPYLSKDDRIFHLLDNPVRKDKVFQTPMVASTSWKGALRATLWQMEHKKGDDKIIRLLGDAREDEKGQAGRLYFYPTFFDKLGLEVINPHDRKTGVGKNPILIESVPANATGEFILLYIPFGSVKSDEVAADLQLVAEGVEKMLTVYGFGAKTSSGFGIAELNGTGELAIRADLPDLKQLEPEVTSPEPQLPRYLIAEGQLHPDFQSSDGSLKLEAEYLFGKSGKKEKQLYDKAKKWWEREGRQLAETVTPEPAPETTPPRSKPSMTEVPFTNLSELCDRAQEMAEQLCQRKAISHDS